In the Lepidochelys kempii isolate rLepKem1 chromosome 3, rLepKem1.hap2, whole genome shotgun sequence genome, one interval contains:
- the LOC140908334 gene encoding uncharacterized protein yields MVHAAKARSDLTAEELADLVSVCPVTWQNDDQGNPVGTWTTLPYSVVREVKKAIREFGLTSTFVRGLIEGMGAGYSLIPEDWKTLLRMMLSPSQYVIWLSEYRQMAERQAQVYREQGIIYEHLAGEGQFATIEIQSQLPQAVFPIISTCAQHAFKKVPDSGKPTKSFVSIRQGALESFLDFTNRLQEDTDFRLPGEVCAIPTQVMGPLPAGFVGLVLPRPHAGKQGFFVIPGVIDADYTGIIKVQVWTHLPQSLPRGRSIAQLILVPYQVPAAEDRTRGGGGFGSTLSHSPSHSASSPLVALTMSVRPSKPHLTLLLNDVPFTGLVDTGADVTVIRDLEWPVSWPTVPSKELWGIGGSKPGRQSLSWVTVSKPGGRALATIRPFVLPVHLNIWGRDLLTKLDTTLDINI; encoded by the coding sequence atggttcacgcagcgaaagctcgatcagatcttacagcagaggagctggctgatctggtctccgtttgcccggtgacctggcagaatgatgaccagggcaaccccgtgggcacctggaccactctgccatactcggtggttagagaggtaaagaaagcaattcgtgaatttggcctgactagcacctttgtgcgtggtcttattgaagggatgggtgctgggtactccctaatccctgaggattggaaaacgctgctgcgcatgatgttgtcacccagtcagtatgttatttggcttagtgagtatcggcagatggcagaacgccaagcccaggtatatagagagcaaggtatcatttatgagcatttggcaggggagggccagtttgctactattgagatacagtctcaactccctcaggccgtcttccccattatttccacctgtgcccagcatgctttcaagaaggtcccggattcaggcaagcctaccaaaagctttgtcagtatccgtcagggtgccttagagtcctttttggattttaccaacagattgcaggaggacactgactttcggctgccaggggaggtctgtgccatacctacacaggtgatgggacctctccctgccggctttgtaggtcttgttctccctcgcccacatgctgggaaacagggcttttttgtcattccaggggtcattgatgctgattacactggcattattaaggttcaggtgtggactcatcttccacagtcgctcccgcgtggacggtcaattgcacaattgattttagttccctatcaggtgccagctgccgaggatcgaactcggggcggaggaggctttggatctacgttgtctcactcgccgtctcacagcgcgtcttctccacttgttgctctgacaatgtcagtccgcccctcgaaacctcatttaacacttctcttaaatgatgttccttttacagggctggtggacactggagctgatgttacagtgattcgtgatctggagtggccggttagttggcctacggttccttctaaagagttgtgggggattgggggtagcaaacccgggcgccaaagtttgtcttgggtcacggtctctaaaccaggaggccgtgcccttgctacaatccgcccttttgtgctccctgtccacctcaatatttggggccgtgatttacttacaaagttagacaccaccctcgatattaacatctga